The window CAAGCCAGATGAGCTATTTAGTTTCAAAAATGCAAGCTGTACTCTGAAGTTCAAGTCGGTGACGAACACCTTGGAAGACGATCATGATGACCACAAAGGCCATGACCATGCAGAACATAATCATGATGACCACGAAGGCCATGACCACGCAGAACACGCTCATGACGACCACAAAGGCCATGACCACGCAGAACACGATCATGACGACCACAAAGGCCATGACCACGCAGAACATAATCATGATGACCACGAAGGCCATGACCACGCAGAACACGATCATGACGACCACGAAGGCCATGATCACTCAGAAGGTGGGCACGGAGAGTTCACTGTCGAGTACCATTACCAATGTTCAGATATTGCGAAGCTAGATACTGTGATCACTCAATGGTTCTCTAAGTTCAGTAATACAAAATCAATGACGGTAAACCTTCTAACTGACAGCGCTCAAATTCAAGAAGTGCTTAACGCAGATCGTATTAGTTTTCGATTCTAATCAGTATTAGATTGAATTAAACGTAGATAAGCAGCCAAGTAAGTAGTCACTTACTTGGCTGTGCAAATCGGTGTGTTCTGGAAATTTATTTTTCTAATAACTGTCCAGTAAATACACCGCTTTAATCATTGGAGCTAATATGTCTTTTGACAGTTCATCACTTGTGGTCAAACTCGAAAATATCAGCTTTCGTTGGAAGCCTGAATTATCCCCAACGCTAGAGATTCCCTCACTGCATATCCAAGCCCAAGAGCACCTTTTCATCAAAGGGCCAAGTGGCTGTGGGAAGTCAACATTATTAGGGTTACTGACCGGAATCAACCAAGCTGCACAAGGTGAAGTTTCTATCCTTGGCCAAGACCTCACACAGCTAACACCTCGTCAGAGGGACAAGTTCAGAGCCGATCATATTGGTTATATATTCCAACAATTTAACCTGCTTCCTTACTTGTCAGTCATCGACAACGTGACGCTTCCTTGTCAGTTTTCTAAGATTCGTAAGCAGCAAGTCGCTGAAAGTCAGAATAGC is drawn from Vibrio sp. SNU_ST1 and contains these coding sequences:
- a CDS encoding DUF2796 domain-containing protein gives rise to the protein MKPTILAVVIGMTVSTNVLANEEFRSHEAHVHGKVEVNIAQDGQELLVEVTAPGADVVGFEHAPETAEQKKVFEQAIAQLNKPDELFSFKNASCTLKFKSVTNTLEDDHDDHKGHDHAEHNHDDHEGHDHAEHAHDDHKGHDHAEHDHDDHKGHDHAEHNHDDHEGHDHAEHDHDDHEGHDHSEGGHGEFTVEYHYQCSDIAKLDTVITQWFSKFSNTKSMTVNLLTDSAQIQEVLNADRISFRF
- a CDS encoding ABC transporter ATP-binding protein; its protein translation is MSFDSSSLVVKLENISFRWKPELSPTLEIPSLHIQAQEHLFIKGPSGCGKSTLLGLLTGINQAAQGEVSILGQDLTQLTPRQRDKFRADHIGYIFQQFNLLPYLSVIDNVTLPCQFSKIRKQQVAESQNSLQATAQELLLRLKLPQALMDKPVTELSIGQQQRVAAARALIGQPKIIIADEPTSALDHDNREAFIELLLEQANQAGSTLIFVSHDPTLEKLFTLTIDLKTVNQAKVVV